Proteins encoded within one genomic window of Gemmatimonadaceae bacterium:
- a CDS encoding serine/threonine protein kinase, with translation MSGASSRARRLEELLDLALDVAPEARDAALDQACEGDPSLRSEVQALVVALHRAADFMDEPAGRVLGIAAPASRDTSLLGALVGPWRVEREIGRGGMGVVYLAERADGGFRQRVALKLVRNAAQSADIMSRFIAERQILAGLQHPNLARLVDGGALADGAPWFGMEYVDGVPITTWCDERQLGVRQRLTIFEQVAGAVQYAHQNLVVHRDIKPSNILVTADGTAKLLDFGIAKVLAGHEMAGAGQTVTGLWMLTPDYAAPEQVRGETITTATDIYALGAVLYELLCGHRAHEFERLTPGELERVICHVEPPRASVAAGQPVVRGSAETVGAGEIARRRASHPGRLQRLLAGDLDTILSRALHKDPAQRYSSVEAFLEDLHRYRGGLPVLARRDSLRYRLRKFVRRNVVTVSATAVVVVALVAGLAGTLWQARVARDEAVKARETRDFVIGLFRSANPDESVGRETLARDLIDRGLRRVDSSLGNQPGVQQELLGVLGVTYRELGMIPEATAALRRAVTIAEKSRGRRGAEELAARLTDLATVLNLAGDYAGADSLLRRALSIQQGSAKLRQSPGHVATLSEVANNLEDMGDWTRAESLHREVLALDEARFGAQSLSVATDLANLGVTLDQLNQDHGADSVYRRALAIRQAALPSDHPRVLTLLGNMAVTWGKLGRVAQAESLNREVLARRRRVLPPGHPDVAYSLHSLASNLEDQGRLTEAEPLGREALAIRRKVLGADHPVTLQTANNLAVLLVRIGAFDSAATVFREIVERWSVIYGPRDPRTATAINNLGVARAYAGDLREAERLVRDALALRRAALGDSAVDVGASRRNLAMILGRTGRNAEAEQQVREAITIFGVALLSDHPRLAEAQSTLGEVLLHTGRVSEADSVLRAARAIQESQLPGFDYRRAETAHLLARAKVRLREWAAAESLLMESAEVYRRFPGHRSRAAAVLVDLERVRRPRRDSRQGPAPR, from the coding sequence ATGAGCGGGGCCTCCTCGCGCGCCAGGCGGCTGGAGGAACTCCTGGACCTGGCACTCGACGTCGCGCCGGAAGCTCGCGATGCGGCCCTGGACCAGGCATGCGAGGGCGACCCGTCCCTCCGGTCCGAAGTGCAGGCATTGGTCGTGGCCTTGCATCGAGCCGCCGACTTCATGGACGAACCAGCGGGGCGAGTCCTCGGCATCGCGGCTCCCGCGTCCCGCGACACGAGTCTCCTCGGAGCCCTGGTGGGGCCATGGCGGGTGGAGCGCGAGATCGGACGCGGCGGCATGGGTGTCGTGTACCTGGCCGAGCGCGCCGACGGCGGGTTTCGGCAGCGGGTGGCGCTCAAGCTGGTGCGCAACGCGGCGCAGTCCGCGGACATCATGTCGCGCTTCATCGCCGAGCGGCAGATTCTCGCGGGCCTGCAGCACCCCAACCTCGCACGCCTCGTTGATGGCGGAGCGCTGGCCGATGGCGCGCCGTGGTTCGGCATGGAATATGTCGACGGCGTCCCCATTACCACGTGGTGTGACGAACGCCAACTGGGTGTTCGCCAGCGCCTAACGATTTTCGAACAGGTGGCGGGCGCGGTGCAGTACGCGCACCAGAACCTCGTGGTCCATCGGGATATCAAGCCCTCGAACATCCTGGTCACCGCCGACGGCACGGCGAAGCTCCTGGACTTCGGCATCGCCAAGGTGCTGGCCGGCCACGAAATGGCCGGAGCGGGACAGACGGTTACCGGACTCTGGATGCTGACGCCGGACTACGCGGCACCCGAGCAGGTCCGCGGGGAGACGATCACCACAGCCACGGACATCTATGCGCTGGGCGCGGTTCTCTACGAACTGCTGTGCGGACATCGCGCGCACGAGTTCGAGCGGCTGACGCCCGGTGAGCTGGAACGCGTGATCTGCCATGTGGAGCCACCGCGGGCGAGCGTCGCCGCTGGCCAGCCCGTCGTGCGCGGTTCTGCCGAGACGGTGGGGGCCGGGGAGATTGCCAGGCGTCGCGCCAGCCATCCAGGCCGTCTGCAGCGGTTGCTCGCCGGTGATCTCGACACGATTCTCTCGCGCGCCCTGCACAAGGATCCCGCACAGCGCTACTCGTCCGTCGAGGCATTCCTGGAGGATCTCCACCGCTACCGTGGCGGACTGCCGGTCCTGGCCCGCCGCGATTCGCTTCGGTACCGGCTGCGCAAGTTCGTGAGGCGCAATGTTGTGACGGTCTCCGCGACCGCGGTCGTGGTGGTTGCGCTCGTGGCGGGCCTCGCGGGAACCCTGTGGCAGGCGCGCGTGGCGCGAGACGAGGCAGTCAAGGCGCGCGAGACGCGTGACTTCGTCATTGGCCTCTTCCGGAGTGCCAATCCCGACGAGTCCGTTGGGCGGGAGACCCTTGCCCGTGACCTGATTGACCGCGGGCTGCGCCGCGTGGATTCCTCACTTGGCAATCAGCCTGGCGTGCAGCAGGAACTGCTGGGGGTACTTGGGGTCACGTATCGCGAGCTTGGCATGATCCCGGAGGCAACGGCGGCACTGCGTCGCGCCGTGACGATCGCCGAGAAATCCCGAGGTCGGCGCGGCGCGGAAGAACTTGCGGCCAGGCTCACCGACCTCGCGACGGTGCTCAACCTCGCTGGCGACTACGCAGGCGCGGACTCGCTGCTCCGGCGTGCCCTTTCCATACAGCAGGGAAGCGCCAAGCTCCGCCAATCTCCTGGCCACGTCGCGACGCTCTCCGAAGTGGCCAACAACCTGGAGGACATGGGGGACTGGACGCGCGCCGAGTCGCTGCATCGCGAAGTGCTCGCGCTCGATGAGGCGCGTTTCGGTGCGCAGAGTCTGAGCGTTGCCACCGATCTGGCCAACCTCGGCGTCACGCTCGACCAGCTCAATCAGGATCACGGAGCCGACTCGGTGTATCGCCGTGCTCTTGCCATTCGACAGGCGGCGCTCCCGTCGGATCACCCGCGGGTTCTCACCCTGCTGGGGAACATGGCCGTCACCTGGGGCAAGCTCGGTCGCGTGGCACAGGCGGAGTCGCTCAATCGTGAAGTGCTCGCTCGCCGTCGACGCGTCCTTCCGCCGGGGCACCCCGATGTGGCGTACTCGCTCCACTCGCTCGCCAGCAACCTCGAGGATCAGGGGAGACTGACGGAGGCCGAGCCGCTCGGTCGCGAAGCGCTCGCGATCCGACGAAAGGTGCTCGGCGCCGACCATCCCGTGACGTTGCAGACGGCAAACAATCTGGCCGTTCTGCTCGTGCGCATCGGTGCGTTCGACAGTGCCGCCACGGTCTTTCGTGAGATCGTGGAACGCTGGAGTGTGATCTATGGCCCACGCGATCCACGGACAGCGACGGCCATCAACAACCTTGGGGTGGCGCGGGCCTACGCCGGAGATCTCCGGGAGGCGGAGCGCCTGGTGCGCGATGCGCTGGCGCTGCGCCGGGCCGCGCTTGGCGATTCGGCCGTCGATGTGGGTGCCTCGAGGCGGAACCTGGCGATGATCCTCGGGCGAACTGGGAGGAACGCCGAGGCCGAACAACAGGTGCGCGAAGCGATCACGATCTTCGGCGTCGCCTTGCTGTCGGACCACCCACGGTTGGCCGAGGCGCAGTCGACGCTCGGGGAGGTGCTGTTGCACACCGGGCGCGTCTCGGAAGCGGATTCTGTACTTCGGGCCGCACGCGCCATCCAGGAATCGCAGCTTCCGGGTTTCGACTATCGGCGCGCCGAGACCGCGCATCTGCTGGCGCGGGCAAAGGTCCGGCTACGGGAGTGGGCGGCGGCCGAATCTTTGCTGATGGAGAGTGCTGAGGTCTATCGTCGCTTCCCCGGTCACCGTTCCAGAGCCGCCGCGGTGCTCGTCGACCTGGAGCGCGTGCGCCGTCCGCGACGGGATTCGAGGCAGGGACCAGCTCCGCGGTAG
- a CDS encoding Ig-like domain-containing protein: MRLILVAAVAALLAAVGCSKGTEAPSGPPAGVTASVDVTPTSVSLATLGATQTFSAVVKDGRGTVLGGKTPVWSSSSSAVAIVDPSGVVTAVGNGSATISATVDGKVGQAVVNVAQQVARLRAALLSSGVSGDRKAGEPFGVAVTAEDGGGARVTSFTGAVTLSLAPNPGNATVGGTVSMNAAGGLAQFVGVKIARAGTGYALVATSGTLTSPPTAPFDVIAGPLGKLVFVTQPPPNVEGNLRMVPSVRIEARDSLDNVVANQTVSLRLANAPWPRTQLGGTLTQLAPAGTADFPGLTVDRPGSGYRLEAYVGTIVGQSAPFDVRISFSAVSTGGTNSSGSGFSCGIAPGGTYCWGANFDGQLGSVRADPREPVPFLVNAAYPFVQVTTGRAHACGLTTVGEVWCWGDGQSGQLGNGASTSSTAPVLVSASGPGGGRVYSSIHSGENHTCGIVVRAVYCWGENIYGQVGNGTTSTVQATPTKVSGTGMAPLDFVQVSAGGNITCGVTQVRAAWCWGAGFQGALGDGQQVHRSTPVQVVGSGVAPLTFSSIAAGGSRVCAVTTGLTIERIYCWGSNSGGYLGIGGGQPSSVMVPTAVPVAAGVSFRTVSARANTTCALDTTDTAWCWGRGNDGEIGNGLWDNRNVPTAVTMPAGGFRQISAGGMNICALSLSGSGVYCWGEGGNHALGNGSMVSRATPTRIVQ; encoded by the coding sequence ATGCGATTGATCCTGGTGGCCGCAGTGGCGGCTCTCCTGGCGGCGGTGGGCTGCAGCAAGGGAACCGAGGCTCCGTCGGGCCCCCCCGCGGGAGTCACGGCGAGCGTGGACGTCACGCCGACCTCGGTCTCCCTGGCAACGCTTGGCGCAACACAGACGTTCTCGGCGGTGGTGAAGGACGGAAGGGGGACAGTCCTTGGCGGAAAGACGCCGGTCTGGTCGTCGTCGTCGTCCGCCGTGGCAATCGTTGACCCATCAGGTGTGGTGACCGCAGTCGGAAACGGCAGCGCCACGATCAGCGCGACGGTGGACGGCAAAGTCGGCCAGGCCGTGGTGAACGTGGCACAACAGGTCGCCCGCCTTCGCGCCGCGCTCCTTTCATCGGGTGTGTCGGGAGACCGGAAGGCCGGAGAACCGTTTGGAGTGGCCGTGACCGCCGAGGACGGCGGTGGAGCGCGGGTGACGTCGTTCACCGGAGCGGTGACCCTGAGTCTGGCGCCCAACCCCGGCAACGCGACGGTAGGCGGGACGGTATCGATGAACGCCGCCGGCGGCTTGGCGCAGTTTGTCGGTGTGAAGATCGCCAGGGCGGGAACAGGCTATGCTCTGGTGGCCACGTCCGGGACGCTGACGTCTCCTCCGACGGCGCCGTTCGACGTCATTGCCGGCCCGTTGGGCAAGCTGGTCTTTGTCACGCAGCCACCTCCGAATGTCGAGGGGAACCTGCGGATGGTCCCTTCGGTGCGCATTGAGGCGCGCGACAGCCTCGACAACGTCGTCGCGAACCAGACCGTCTCCCTCCGGCTGGCGAACGCCCCGTGGCCGCGCACGCAGCTGGGAGGAACTCTCACGCAGCTGGCGCCAGCCGGCACGGCTGACTTTCCCGGACTCACGGTGGATCGCCCAGGCAGTGGGTATCGGCTGGAAGCATACGTGGGGACGATTGTCGGGCAGAGCGCTCCGTTCGACGTGCGCATCAGTTTCAGCGCGGTCTCCACCGGGGGCACGAACTCGTCGGGATCGGGATTCAGTTGCGGCATTGCTCCGGGTGGTACGTACTGCTGGGGAGCGAACTTCGATGGGCAACTCGGTTCCGTCCGCGCGGACCCCCGCGAGCCCGTCCCCTTCCTGGTGAATGCAGCATACCCATTCGTGCAGGTGACCACTGGTAGAGCGCATGCGTGCGGCTTGACGACCGTTGGCGAGGTCTGGTGCTGGGGCGATGGGCAGAGCGGACAGCTTGGGAATGGCGCGTCGACCAGCAGCACGGCGCCCGTCCTGGTGTCCGCTTCCGGTCCGGGTGGCGGGAGAGTGTATTCATCGATTCATTCCGGCGAGAACCACACCTGCGGGATTGTTGTGCGCGCGGTGTATTGCTGGGGAGAGAACATCTATGGGCAGGTGGGAAATGGGACAACGTCAACGGTGCAGGCGACGCCGACGAAGGTCTCCGGAACGGGCATGGCCCCGTTGGACTTTGTTCAGGTGAGCGCCGGGGGCAACATCACGTGCGGCGTGACGCAGGTGCGCGCGGCCTGGTGTTGGGGGGCGGGGTTCCAGGGGGCGCTTGGGGACGGGCAGCAGGTGCACCGATCGACGCCGGTCCAGGTCGTCGGATCGGGTGTTGCTCCGCTGACGTTCAGCAGCATTGCGGCTGGTGGATCTCGCGTGTGCGCCGTTACGACGGGACTGACGATCGAACGCATCTACTGCTGGGGGAGCAACAGCGGCGGGTACCTCGGCATCGGCGGCGGGCAGCCGAGCAGCGTCATGGTGCCCACGGCCGTGCCTGTTGCGGCGGGCGTCAGCTTTCGCACCGTGTCGGCCCGGGCTAACACCACGTGCGCGCTCGACACCACCGATACCGCCTGGTGCTGGGGGCGCGGAAATGATGGCGAGATCGGAAATGGTCTCTGGGACAATCGGAATGTGCCGACCGCCGTCACGATGCCCGCCGGCGGATTCCGGCAGATCAGCGCGGGTGGGATGAACATCTGCGCCTTGAGCCTGTCCGGTAGCGGTGTGTACTGCTGGGGAGAGGGCGGCAACCACGCACTGGGCAACGGCTCGATGGTGAGCCGCGCGACGCCAACACGCATCGTGCAGTAA
- a CDS encoding sigma-70 family RNA polymerase sigma factor: MSVSEAITTLLASARHGDREALQQVFSLVYHELHQLAHRELARFRHGETLVTTALVHEAYLRLVNANRAGYADRQHFYAVAATAMRQIIVDHARQRGAAKRGQGLKGQSLDGLDVAAPDPGAEIVAIDEALTALGEEHERLARVVELRYFVGLSVEETAEVMDLSPRTVKREWQKARAFLYRALHAEGAGLDMEG, encoded by the coding sequence ATGTCGGTTTCCGAGGCGATCACGACCCTGCTGGCTTCGGCGAGGCATGGTGACCGCGAGGCGCTGCAGCAGGTGTTCTCGCTGGTCTACCATGAGCTGCATCAGTTGGCTCATCGGGAGCTCGCGCGGTTTCGCCATGGCGAGACGCTGGTCACGACCGCACTGGTGCACGAGGCCTATCTGCGTCTGGTGAACGCCAATCGCGCGGGATACGCCGATCGCCAGCACTTCTATGCCGTGGCCGCGACTGCGATGCGGCAGATCATCGTGGACCACGCGCGGCAGCGGGGGGCTGCCAAGCGCGGACAGGGCCTGAAAGGGCAGTCGCTGGACGGACTCGACGTGGCCGCTCCGGACCCTGGTGCCGAGATTGTCGCGATTGATGAAGCGCTCACCGCGTTAGGCGAGGAGCACGAACGTCTGGCTCGCGTGGTCGAGCTCCGGTATTTCGTGGGCCTCTCGGTGGAAGAGACTGCGGAGGTCATGGACCTGTCGCCACGCACGGTAAAGCGCGAATGGCAGAAGGCACGTGCCTTCCTGTACCGCGCCTTGCATGCCGAGGGCGCCGGGCTCGACATGGAGGGTTAG
- a CDS encoding putative metal-dependent hydrolase, translating into MSDDLRFPIGRFSRPSSYTQDARAEYIAAIAATPAALRAAVAGLDDSQLNEPYRPGGWTVRQVVHHVPDSHANAYVRFKLALTEDAPLVKTYDEARWAELEDSRSTPIDVSLTMLDALHERWVRLLQAMTAADYAREYTHPEQGRNSLDYMLALYAWHGPHHVAHIARLRARKGWG; encoded by the coding sequence ATGTCTGACGACCTTCGATTCCCGATCGGCCGCTTTTCGCGCCCGAGCAGCTACACCCAGGACGCACGTGCCGAGTACATCGCCGCCATCGCCGCCACGCCGGCGGCGCTGCGTGCCGCCGTAGCGGGGCTCGACGACTCACAGCTCAACGAACCCTATCGGCCCGGCGGCTGGACCGTGCGGCAGGTGGTGCACCACGTCCCGGACAGCCACGCCAATGCCTACGTGCGCTTCAAGCTCGCGCTCACCGAAGATGCGCCGCTCGTGAAGACGTACGACGAGGCCCGATGGGCGGAGTTGGAGGATTCCCGCTCGACGCCGATCGACGTGTCGCTCACCATGCTCGACGCGCTGCACGAGCGCTGGGTGCGGCTGCTCCAGGCCATGACCGCCGCCGACTACGCGCGCGAGTACACGCATCCGGAGCAGGGGCGCAACTCCCTCGACTACATGTTGGCGCTCTACGCCTGGCATGGGCCCCACCACGTCGCGCACATCGCTCGGCTGCGAGCGCGCAAGGGGTGGGGATAG
- a CDS encoding DUF3024 domain-containing protein, giving the protein MAIRKPSKTKRAPRSTLSDLQLARVRTLFDPRCTPHPDPRIASQLRHAYRLEGPAVIYFESRPDWRGGPEWMVHDIAKFRFTKSTGQWSLYCQFRDLKWHGYEPLPHHASLAVLLAEVERDPTCIFFG; this is encoded by the coding sequence ATGGCGATTCGCAAACCCTCGAAGACGAAGCGTGCTCCGCGCTCCACACTCTCGGACCTCCAGCTCGCGCGGGTGCGCACGCTGTTCGATCCGCGCTGCACACCGCATCCGGATCCGAGGATCGCGAGTCAGCTGCGCCATGCGTATCGTCTCGAAGGGCCCGCCGTCATCTACTTCGAGAGCCGGCCGGACTGGCGCGGAGGTCCCGAGTGGATGGTGCATGATATCGCGAAGTTTCGCTTCACGAAGAGCACCGGGCAGTGGTCGCTCTACTGCCAGTTCCGCGACCTGAAGTGGCACGGGTATGAGCCGCTGCCGCACCACGCGAGCCTGGCCGTCCTTCTCGCCGAAGTCGAGCGCGATCCGACGTGCATCTTCTTCGGGTGA
- a CDS encoding serine/threonine-protein kinase, giving the protein MTDITAHLSAALADRYRIERRLGEGGMATVYLAEDLKHDRKVALKVLRPDLAAVLGADRFVQEIKTTAQLQHPHILPLYDSGSTAAAHGGSMEFLYYVMPYIQGETLREKLDREHQLGIDEAVNIATEVAAALQYAHGRGVIHRDIKPENILLSDGRAIVADFGIALAVSAAAGGRMTETGVTLGTPHYMSPEQATADKHITNRSDIYSLGSVLYEALTGEPPHTGSSAQMVIMKIVTDVARPVSELRKAVPPHVATAVAISLEKLPADRFESATAFAEALHSPAFISPVAIDTKVGAARPASRRVALPALMAATLLIGVLAMWGWMRPSRTPSVARYPTTLGTSDAFDGMTFAVEAALSPDGASLVFRSPPTGPGQLFVKRRDEVVAQPLAGTEGGSGPFFSSDGAWIGFVAHGQLRRIPSKGGASLKLADSVDATFNRGAWLEDGSIVYYDSPTSSLRLLRAGGASWRAIVSPTTIDGRFPWLPTPLPSSRGILFTAHHTNCVGVVSCRPSRAYVYDARRDTVRALFDDAIGAWHVATGHVLYLTSSGTLMAVPWDNAALAPRGRPVPVLDGIQAPGFLVSNEGTAYYLLGRPEFARGPVPNAIVVWVNRSGRAEPVDSSWQVNTGGRYNGSAETDWGLALSPDGRRIALTQLTDLGTDIWIKELPTGPVSRHTLYAGEDRSPAWAAGGRAITFLSDRPTSADTTQSANRFNVWEQATDGTGEPRLLWGKDGPTYAFRSLDGRWLVFGAARSTGAAAQADILAAQLGVDSMAREIVATGYNEGGAALSPDSRWLAYVSNEQGANEVFVRPFPNVNGGKWQVSRGGGSAPVWAHNGRSLFYVADGTMNEVKVHPGPPFSTEPPRALFAIPSGVRAGSLERGTFAISPDDQRFLMVRDNDWRDMAGAPTLVVVQSFFDELRAKLRR; this is encoded by the coding sequence TTGACTGACATCACGGCGCACCTCTCCGCGGCGCTCGCCGACCGCTACCGCATCGAGCGGCGACTCGGCGAAGGCGGGATGGCGACCGTCTACCTCGCCGAGGATCTCAAGCACGACCGCAAGGTGGCGCTGAAGGTGCTGAGGCCCGACCTCGCCGCCGTGCTCGGCGCCGACCGGTTCGTGCAGGAGATCAAGACCACGGCACAACTCCAGCACCCGCACATTCTGCCGCTCTATGACAGCGGCAGCACGGCAGCGGCACACGGCGGCAGCATGGAGTTCCTGTACTACGTCATGCCGTACATACAGGGGGAAACGCTCAGGGAGAAGCTCGATCGGGAGCACCAACTCGGGATCGACGAGGCGGTGAACATTGCCACCGAAGTCGCGGCCGCATTGCAGTACGCGCATGGGCGAGGAGTCATTCACCGCGACATCAAGCCTGAGAACATTCTCTTGAGCGACGGACGCGCGATCGTCGCGGACTTTGGAATCGCGCTGGCGGTAAGCGCGGCGGCCGGCGGCCGGATGACGGAGACAGGGGTGACGCTGGGCACACCGCACTACATGTCGCCGGAGCAGGCGACGGCGGACAAGCACATCACCAACCGCTCGGACATCTACTCACTCGGCTCCGTGCTGTACGAAGCCTTGACCGGTGAGCCCCCGCACACTGGCTCGTCGGCGCAGATGGTCATCATGAAGATCGTGACGGACGTGGCGCGACCGGTCAGTGAGCTGCGCAAGGCAGTGCCGCCGCACGTCGCGACCGCAGTGGCGATTTCCCTGGAGAAGCTCCCGGCGGATCGGTTCGAAAGCGCGACAGCGTTCGCCGAAGCGCTTCACTCTCCCGCCTTCATCTCGCCCGTCGCGATTGACACAAAGGTCGGCGCCGCACGCCCGGCGTCTCGGCGCGTCGCCCTGCCCGCCTTGATGGCGGCTACCCTGCTGATCGGCGTGCTCGCCATGTGGGGATGGATGCGCCCGAGTCGAACACCTTCGGTCGCCCGGTATCCGACCACCCTGGGCACGTCCGATGCCTTCGATGGAATGACCTTCGCCGTCGAGGCCGCGCTCTCACCCGACGGAGCATCATTGGTGTTTCGTAGTCCGCCGACGGGACCCGGCCAGCTCTTCGTCAAGCGCCGTGACGAAGTGGTCGCGCAGCCGCTGGCGGGTACGGAAGGTGGCTCTGGACCCTTCTTCTCCTCCGATGGTGCGTGGATCGGATTCGTCGCTCACGGACAACTGCGACGGATCCCGAGCAAGGGCGGAGCGTCCCTCAAGCTCGCGGACTCCGTCGACGCGACCTTCAACCGCGGAGCGTGGCTCGAAGACGGTTCGATTGTTTATTACGACTCACCGACCAGCTCGCTCCGCCTTCTCCGTGCAGGAGGCGCCTCGTGGAGGGCCATCGTCTCGCCCACGACGATCGACGGGCGTTTCCCGTGGCTGCCAACGCCGCTTCCGTCTTCGCGCGGCATCCTGTTTACCGCCCATCACACAAACTGCGTGGGGGTGGTCAGCTGTCGCCCGAGCCGCGCGTACGTGTACGACGCACGCCGGGATACCGTTCGCGCGCTCTTCGACGACGCCATCGGTGCATGGCACGTGGCCACCGGACACGTGTTGTATTTGACCAGCTCCGGCACTCTCATGGCCGTGCCGTGGGACAACGCCGCTCTTGCCCCGAGGGGGCGGCCGGTGCCGGTTCTCGACGGCATTCAGGCTCCGGGATTCCTCGTTTCGAACGAGGGGACCGCGTACTACTTGCTCGGACGTCCGGAATTCGCGCGGGGCCCAGTGCCGAATGCCATCGTCGTGTGGGTGAATCGAAGCGGGCGGGCGGAGCCCGTGGATTCTTCGTGGCAGGTTAACACGGGGGGCAGGTACAATGGATCGGCGGAGACCGATTGGGGACTCGCACTGTCGCCGGACGGACGGCGCATCGCGCTCACGCAGCTTACCGATCTTGGCACCGATATCTGGATCAAGGAGCTACCCACTGGGCCGGTGTCCCGGCACACGCTCTACGCGGGTGAGGACCGCTCTCCCGCGTGGGCGGCCGGCGGGCGTGCCATCACGTTTCTCTCGGACCGGCCGACTTCTGCCGACACGACTCAGTCCGCGAATCGGTTCAACGTCTGGGAGCAGGCTACTGACGGCACGGGTGAACCCAGGCTCCTCTGGGGAAAGGATGGTCCGACTTACGCGTTCCGGAGTCTTGACGGCCGGTGGCTCGTGTTCGGCGCAGCCAGGTCGACCGGGGCTGCCGCGCAGGCGGACATTCTCGCGGCGCAGCTGGGAGTGGACAGCATGGCGCGCGAGATCGTGGCGACGGGATACAACGAGGGTGGCGCCGCGCTGTCGCCGGATTCCCGCTGGCTTGCGTACGTCTCCAATGAGCAGGGCGCGAACGAGGTGTTCGTGCGCCCGTTTCCGAATGTGAACGGTGGCAAGTGGCAAGTCTCACGCGGCGGCGGCAGTGCTCCGGTTTGGGCGCACAACGGGCGCTCGCTGTTCTACGTCGCGGATGGAACGATGAATGAAGTGAAAGTCCATCCGGGTCCGCCGTTCTCGACGGAACCACCGCGTGCCCTCTTCGCGATACCAAGCGGAGTCCGCGCGGGATCCCTGGAGCGGGGCACGTTTGCGATTTCGCCGGACGATCAGCGGTTTCTCATGGTGCGAGACAACGACTGGCGGGACATGGCAGGAGCGCCTACCCTCGTGGTGGTGCAGAGCTTCTTCGACGAGCTACGGGCGAAGCTGAGAAGGTGA
- a CDS encoding M55 family metallopeptidase has product MTPYKYLAIPALLAVTATAAAQRPLKVYISVDMEGIGGVVTNEQLGPTGFEYQRARQFMTDEVNAAIQGAREAGATQILVSDSHGNGQNILIDQLPADVTVIRAWPRPLMMMEGIDSTFDAAIFLGYHAGTSNVNGVRAHTMSSATLTGVALNGTQVPEGGINAAIAGHFGVPVVMVSGDDAAIEEVRRFTGQIEAAQVKRAISFHSAATLTPKAAQELVRQAAKAGVERRGSFRPLRLAPGIALEVSFKHYRAAEIVAYLPNVVRANAHTIRFIGRDILEVSRFLEFLNTYQPDLSP; this is encoded by the coding sequence ATGACGCCATACAAGTACCTTGCGATCCCGGCCCTCCTCGCCGTCACGGCCACGGCCGCCGCACAGCGCCCGCTCAAGGTGTACATCTCCGTCGACATGGAGGGGATCGGCGGCGTCGTCACGAATGAGCAACTCGGACCGACGGGGTTCGAGTACCAGCGCGCCCGTCAGTTCATGACCGATGAGGTGAACGCCGCCATCCAGGGCGCGCGCGAGGCCGGTGCGACGCAGATCCTCGTCTCCGACTCGCACGGCAATGGCCAGAACATCCTGATCGATCAGCTGCCCGCCGACGTGACGGTGATCCGGGCATGGCCACGCCCCCTCATGATGATGGAGGGCATCGACTCCACGTTCGATGCGGCGATCTTTCTGGGGTATCACGCGGGCACGTCCAACGTGAACGGCGTCCGGGCCCACACCATGTCCAGCGCCACGCTGACCGGTGTCGCCCTGAACGGGACTCAGGTTCCCGAAGGGGGCATCAACGCCGCGATTGCCGGCCATTTCGGGGTTCCGGTGGTGATGGTGTCGGGAGATGACGCCGCCATCGAGGAAGTGCGCCGATTCACCGGGCAGATCGAGGCAGCACAGGTGAAGCGCGCCATCTCGTTCCACTCGGCGGCCACGCTCACTCCCAAGGCCGCGCAGGAACTTGTCCGACAGGCTGCCAAGGCCGGCGTGGAGCGTCGGGGATCGTTCCGGCCGCTCCGGCTGGCGCCGGGCATCGCTCTCGAAGTGTCGTTCAAGCACTACCGTGCCGCCGAGATCGTGGCGTACCTGCCGAACGTCGTCCGCGCCAACGCCCACACGATCCGTTTCATCGGACGCGACATCCTCGAGGTGTCACGCTTC